The following proteins come from a genomic window of Phnomibacter ginsenosidimutans:
- a CDS encoding glycosyltransferase family 2 protein: MKVSGFTYVRNGIHLDYPFVESIKSLLPLVDELVVVVGDSHDGTREAVENIGDPKIKIVDTIWPADLRKGGKIFALQANIGLDNCSPDADWIFTLQADEVLHEKELPIIRQSMETALHNPKIEGFLFRFLNFYGDFRHYGPSRRYHQHEIRIVRNGINARPYRDSQGFRVFINNDDESTARKLQVWSIPCRVFHYSYVKNPKTQLLKQAEFGSRWHDGEDYVAKFLAANPDGFDYSQIDYLATFDEAHPALMQPRIAAQDWTFNYNPAVNNMSAKEKILRWVEKLTGKQFFIYKNYKIVKQ, from the coding sequence ATGAAAGTTTCCGGTTTTACATACGTCCGCAATGGCATTCATCTCGATTATCCATTCGTAGAGTCCATTAAAAGTTTGCTGCCACTGGTAGATGAACTGGTAGTGGTTGTGGGCGATTCGCATGACGGAACCCGTGAAGCTGTTGAAAATATTGGCGACCCTAAAATCAAGATTGTCGATACCATTTGGCCGGCTGACTTGCGCAAAGGCGGAAAGATTTTTGCCTTGCAGGCCAACATCGGCCTTGACAATTGTAGCCCCGATGCCGACTGGATTTTTACCCTGCAAGCCGACGAAGTGCTGCACGAAAAAGAATTGCCCATCATTCGGCAAAGCATGGAAACTGCCCTGCACAATCCGAAGATTGAAGGTTTTCTTTTCCGGTTCCTGAATTTCTATGGCGATTTTCGCCACTATGGCCCCAGCCGCCGGTATCACCAACATGAAATTCGCATTGTTCGCAACGGCATTAATGCCCGCCCCTACCGCGATTCGCAAGGGTTTCGGGTGTTCATCAACAACGATGATGAAAGCACTGCCCGTAAGTTGCAGGTGTGGTCTATTCCTTGCCGGGTTTTTCATTACAGCTATGTAAAAAACCCGAAAACACAATTGCTGAAACAGGCAGAGTTTGGCAGCCGCTGGCACGATGGAGAAGATTATGTGGCCAAATTTTTAGCCGCTAATCCCGATGGATTTGATTACAGCCAGATTGATTATCTCGCCACTTTCGATGAAGCGCATCCTGCCCTCATGCAGCCCCGGATTGCAGCTCAGGATTGGACATTCAATTACAATCCGGCTGTCAACAATATGTCGGCAAAAGAGAAAATACTACGCTGGGTAGAAAAGCTGACCGGCAAACAGTTTTTCATTTACAAGAATTATAAAATAGTAAAGCAATAG
- a CDS encoding glycosyltransferase family 4 protein, translating to MNIALDAKRAFVNDTGLGNYSRTLISSLAKDFPQHHYYLCTPKLGRLFQTTGSNMEVMLPQQPLHKMLPSAWRSRWVVGDLKKHNIQLYHGLSHEIPQGIAQSGIRSVVTMHDLIHERYPDQYPWLDRKIYTRKFRYACANADAIIAISQQTKQDLIDIYAADERKIHVCYQSCHPMYAQQANNEIKKAVREKYGLPQEYLLYVGSIIERKNLLNICKALHQAKDVTLPLVVIGRGKEYKAKVEAFIAGHQLGTRVIFLSYKQQANGRVGVDAEDFPAIYQMSSMLFYPSFFEGFGIPVLEGLYSRVPVITSNTSCLPEAGGDAAFYVDPSNPEDIAHQMRHILNDAALVQEHIIKGVAYAHQFSNEIAAASVHQVYSSLF from the coding sequence ATGAATATCGCCTTAGACGCCAAAAGAGCATTTGTAAACGATACTGGTTTGGGCAATTACAGCCGGACTTTGATATCGTCGTTGGCCAAAGATTTTCCGCAGCATCATTACTATCTGTGTACGCCCAAATTGGGCCGGTTGTTTCAGACTACGGGCAGCAACATGGAGGTGATGTTGCCGCAACAACCATTGCATAAAATGTTGCCATCTGCATGGCGTAGCAGATGGGTGGTAGGCGATTTGAAAAAGCACAACATTCAATTGTATCATGGCCTCAGCCACGAAATACCACAGGGTATTGCACAAAGCGGCATTCGTTCGGTTGTAACCATGCATGACCTGATTCATGAACGCTATCCTGACCAATACCCTTGGCTGGATAGAAAAATATATACCCGAAAGTTTCGCTATGCCTGCGCCAATGCAGATGCGATCATTGCCATCAGCCAGCAAACCAAACAAGATTTGATTGACATCTATGCTGCAGATGAACGTAAGATTCATGTGTGCTATCAAAGTTGTCATCCGATGTATGCCCAGCAAGCCAACAATGAAATAAAGAAAGCTGTTCGGGAAAAGTATGGCTTGCCACAGGAGTATCTTTTATATGTAGGTTCTATCATTGAAAGAAAAAACCTGCTGAATATTTGTAAAGCGTTGCATCAAGCCAAAGACGTGACATTGCCCTTGGTAGTAATAGGCAGAGGCAAGGAATATAAAGCGAAAGTAGAAGCATTTATAGCCGGGCATCAACTCGGAACCAGGGTAATATTCTTATCATACAAACAGCAAGCCAACGGAAGGGTAGGTGTGGATGCCGAAGATTTTCCCGCCATTTACCAAATGAGTAGCATGCTCTTTTATCCATCCTTTTTCGAAGGCTTTGGTATACCAGTACTCGAGGGTTTGTACAGCCGGGTGCCGGTTATTACCAGCAATACATCCTGTCTACCCGAAGCGGGTGGCGATGCTGCCTTTTATGTTGACCCATCCAACCCGGAAGATATAGCTCATCAAATGCGCCACATTCTTAACGATGCTGCATTGGTGCAAGAGCACATTATAAAAGGCGTTGCCTATGCCCATCAGTTCAGCAATGAAATTGCGGCAGCTTCCGTGCATCAGGTGTATTCATCTTTGTTTTAA
- a CDS encoding glycosyltransferase family 2 protein encodes MSIAAVIIAYNEADKIARCLHSVKAVADEIIVVDSGSTDDTVAICEAIGARVIHQPFLGYIEQKNFAASLATADYILSLDADEALSELLQQWLQQAKEKGLSKDAYIFNRLNNYCGQWIKHGDYYPDKKLRLWRKEMGHWGGENPHDKVVTVANATLEKVPLDILHWSFATAEEHRRQMIRFSDIAAQAMYTRGKRVSSLKPWLSAGWSFLNGFFFRAGFLDGSAGLRIARMNAFYTLRKYKQLIQLQQLA; translated from the coding sequence ATGTCTATTGCTGCAGTCATCATTGCCTACAACGAAGCCGATAAAATAGCCCGCTGCCTGCATTCGGTAAAAGCCGTGGCCGATGAAATCATCGTGGTGGATTCCGGCTCTACGGACGATACTGTGGCTATTTGTGAAGCGATAGGAGCAAGGGTAATTCATCAGCCTTTTTTAGGGTACATCGAACAAAAGAATTTTGCAGCCAGCCTTGCAACTGCTGATTACATTTTAAGCCTGGATGCTGATGAAGCCTTGAGCGAACTCCTGCAACAATGGCTGCAGCAAGCCAAAGAAAAAGGCTTATCAAAAGATGCTTACATCTTTAACCGGTTGAACAATTACTGTGGTCAATGGATTAAACACGGCGATTATTATCCCGATAAAAAACTTCGACTGTGGCGAAAAGAAATGGGGCATTGGGGAGGAGAAAATCCGCATGATAAAGTGGTGACCGTTGCCAACGCTACCCTTGAAAAGGTGCCGCTGGATATTTTGCACTGGTCGTTTGCCACTGCAGAAGAACACCGCAGGCAAATGATTCGCTTTAGTGACATAGCCGCACAAGCCATGTATACAAGAGGCAAACGAGTGAGCAGCCTGAAACCTTGGTTGAGTGCGGGTTGGTCTTTCTTAAATGGCTTTTTCTTTCGGGCCGGATTTTTAGATGGCTCAGCCGGCTTGCGCATTGCCCGCATGAACGCTTTTTATACCTTGCGTAAATACAAGCAGTTGATACAACTGCAGCAGCTAGCATGA
- a CDS encoding FkbM family methyltransferase yields the protein MKGIINLESIWRRSLKAMGLYYTWLFHKERNYPSAAMKASRQFYASFIQEGDLVFDIGANMGRRVGSFLLLKAKVVALEPNQACVAEIEKVYKGWPVTVIPKGVGAEPGELTFFISSNPLMSSFNKEWIAGMQQKFKDKWDKPVQVPVITLQQLIEEYGKPSFIKIDTEGFELEVLKGLQTAVPYLSFEYTIPEPAGKTIACVERIEDLYGGKVLFNICRDEAWQMHFDSWMPAAELLALMRSADFTASSFGNYGDIYVKAV from the coding sequence ATGAAAGGAATCATTAATCTGGAAAGCATTTGGCGTCGTTCATTGAAAGCAATGGGATTGTATTATACCTGGCTTTTTCATAAAGAAAGAAACTATCCTTCGGCAGCTATGAAAGCCAGTCGCCAATTTTATGCCAGCTTCATTCAGGAAGGTGATTTGGTATTTGACATAGGTGCCAACATGGGACGTAGAGTGGGAAGTTTTTTGCTGCTCAAAGCCAAAGTTGTGGCGTTAGAACCCAACCAGGCCTGTGTAGCCGAAATTGAAAAAGTGTACAAAGGTTGGCCAGTCACGGTTATTCCCAAAGGTGTAGGAGCTGAACCCGGAGAGCTTACTTTTTTTATCTCTTCCAATCCGCTCATGTCGTCTTTCAATAAAGAATGGATTGCCGGCATGCAGCAAAAATTTAAAGACAAATGGGATAAGCCTGTGCAAGTGCCTGTCATTACGCTGCAGCAATTAATAGAAGAATACGGGAAGCCCTCATTTATCAAAATTGATACAGAAGGCTTTGAGCTGGAAGTACTCAAAGGATTGCAAACGGCTGTGCCCTATTTATCTTTTGAATACACTATTCCGGAACCTGCGGGCAAAACCATTGCCTGTGTAGAAAGAATTGAAGATCTGTACGGTGGAAAAGTGCTCTTCAATATTTGTCGTGATGAAGCATGGCAAATGCATTTCGACAGTTGGATGCCCGCAGCAGAGCTCTTGGCCCTGATGCGTAGTGCAGATTTTACAGCTAGTAGTTTTGGTAACTATGGCGATATTTATGTAAAAGCTGTATAG
- a CDS encoding glycosyltransferase family 25 protein encodes MSHANQQFYQSLNDYFDAIYVITIQRAVDRRAKLMPLLEGLNYQFFYGMNKQLLEEDAALLAQLYSEEKAKGFHRYNKPMIIGHVACSLSHRMVYEDMIQRNIQRALIFEDDVIPQFDTLPLIPAILAELPANWDTVYFGYDKNGVSSNSTTIKQYFYHTLHALGMLKWNHTMVKHLFAKPFSKHLRKAGYHDLLHAYGMSLNAAKVMVELQTPIAFNADPAVAWAVSNGMLNAYITEPQIFMQEVQLHPDTYISMVKANSNHTALNNPNE; translated from the coding sequence ATGAGTCACGCCAACCAACAGTTTTATCAATCACTGAATGACTATTTCGATGCGATTTATGTCATCACGATTCAACGGGCCGTTGACCGTAGAGCAAAGTTGATGCCGTTGTTGGAAGGATTGAATTACCAGTTTTTTTATGGCATGAATAAGCAGTTGCTGGAAGAAGATGCTGCATTGCTGGCGCAACTGTACAGTGAAGAAAAAGCCAAAGGTTTTCACCGCTACAATAAGCCGATGATTATTGGGCATGTGGCCTGTTCGCTCAGCCACCGCATGGTGTATGAAGACATGATTCAACGCAATATTCAACGGGCCTTGATTTTTGAAGATGATGTGATTCCGCAATTTGATACACTGCCGCTGATTCCTGCAATACTGGCTGAACTACCTGCCAACTGGGACACTGTATATTTTGGGTACGATAAAAATGGAGTAAGCTCAAATAGCACTACCATCAAACAATATTTTTATCATACACTGCATGCATTGGGCATGCTGAAATGGAACCATACCATGGTGAAGCATTTGTTTGCCAAACCATTTTCCAAACATTTGCGCAAGGCTGGCTATCACGATTTATTGCATGCCTATGGTATGTCGTTGAATGCGGCCAAAGTGATGGTAGAATTACAAACACCTATTGCATTCAATGCCGACCCGGCTGTGGCATGGGCAGTGAGTAATGGCATGCTGAATGCCTACATCACCGAACCACAAATTTTTATGCAGGAAGTGCAGCTTCATCCCGATACGTACATCTCTATGGTGAAAGCAAACAGCAACCATACTGCTTTAAACAATCCCAATGAATAG
- the fsa gene encoding fructose-6-phosphate aldolase — protein MKFFIDTANLAQIKEANDLGILDGVTTNPSLMAQVGVKGDEAIMNHYKAICEIVDGDVSAEVFSTDFDGMIAEGQKLAAIHPNIVVKVPMTKDGVKAIKWFSDNNIKTNCTLVFSAGQAILAAKAGANYVSPFIGRIDDSSWDGMQLIAQIANIYAIQGFKTEILAASIRNALHIVKAAEAGADVCTCPLDSILGLLKHPLTDIGLAKFIEDAKKTQA, from the coding sequence ATGAAGTTTTTTATTGATACCGCAAATTTGGCGCAGATAAAAGAAGCCAACGATTTGGGTATTTTGGATGGGGTAACTACCAACCCTTCACTCATGGCTCAAGTGGGTGTAAAAGGCGATGAAGCCATCATGAACCATTACAAAGCCATTTGCGAAATTGTGGATGGTGATGTGAGTGCCGAAGTGTTCTCTACCGACTTTGATGGTATGATTGCTGAAGGCCAAAAGCTGGCGGCCATTCACCCCAATATTGTGGTAAAAGTGCCCATGACCAAAGACGGTGTAAAAGCCATTAAGTGGTTTTCCGACAACAATATCAAAACCAACTGTACACTGGTGTTTTCTGCCGGTCAGGCTATTTTGGCTGCCAAAGCCGGTGCCAATTACGTGTCTCCCTTCATTGGCCGCATCGACGATAGCAGTTGGGATGGCATGCAGCTGATTGCACAGATTGCCAACATCTATGCCATTCAGGGTTTCAAAACAGAAATTCTGGCCGCTTCTATCCGCAATGCCCTGCACATTGTAAAAGCTGCAGAAGCTGGTGCTGATGTTTGTACCTGTCCGTTGGATTCTATCCTCGGTTTGCTCAAGCATCCGCTTACCGATATTGGCCTCGCCAAGTTTATTGAAGACGCCAAGAAAACGCAGGCTTAA
- a CDS encoding DUF5103 domain-containing protein: MIARAIQRVTILLAMCMVLTAQAQPLAEEVRSANVVGIKLYKKGDQLLYPILRLGETEGLELHFDDINNSSRSYFYTYVLCNADWSIANVSNMDYIKGFTQVRLNQYRFSSATQSKYVHYSATLPAANSMPSKSGNYLLKVYENGDTAKLLFSKRFLVVNEKASLAARMQQPFAPEYFLTHQKLLIDLNFRNQDILNPAKEVKVVVMQNNRWDNARTISNPTFIRGRTFEYSDEQQLVFEAGKEWRWLDLRSFRLQSDRVASVNYNVQPYDVRIRPDTIRSPIRYAFYADINGRYAVSHIENINPWWQGDIGKVHFTFLPQNGEIPNQYDVYLFGEMTQYQLNDQTRMKWNENLQAYETSILLKNGYYNYCYVTVPRNSWQALPSMKPTEGSIWETENDYRVLVYYTPFGSRTDELVAIAELNSRAFMTGVR; the protein is encoded by the coding sequence ATGATAGCAAGAGCAATTCAACGAGTGACTATCCTGCTGGCAATGTGTATGGTGCTTACCGCACAGGCACAGCCTTTAGCAGAAGAAGTCCGGTCGGCCAATGTGGTGGGCATCAAGCTGTACAAAAAAGGAGATCAGTTACTCTACCCCATTCTTCGCCTTGGCGAAACGGAAGGGCTCGAATTGCATTTTGACGACATCAACAACAGCAGCCGCAGCTACTTTTATACCTATGTGCTGTGCAATGCCGATTGGAGCATCGCCAATGTGAGCAACATGGATTATATCAAAGGCTTTACACAAGTCCGGCTCAATCAATACCGTTTTTCTTCGGCCACGCAATCGAAATATGTACACTACAGCGCCACCCTGCCGGCGGCCAATAGTATGCCTTCAAAATCGGGCAACTATTTGCTGAAAGTGTATGAAAACGGCGATACGGCGAAGCTGCTTTTTTCGAAGCGTTTTTTGGTGGTGAATGAAAAAGCATCGCTGGCAGCAAGAATGCAGCAACCTTTTGCACCAGAATATTTTCTGACACACCAAAAGCTGTTGATTGACCTCAACTTTCGCAACCAGGATATTTTGAACCCTGCCAAAGAAGTGAAAGTGGTGGTGATGCAAAACAACCGTTGGGACAATGCCCGCACCATTTCGAACCCTACCTTTATCCGCGGTCGTACGTTTGAATACAGCGATGAACAGCAACTGGTATTTGAAGCCGGCAAGGAATGGCGCTGGCTGGATTTACGCAGTTTTAGATTGCAAAGCGACCGGGTAGCTTCGGTGAATTATAACGTGCAACCCTATGACGTACGCATTCGCCCCGACACCATTCGAAGCCCTATTCGCTATGCTTTTTACGCTGATATCAATGGGCGGTATGCGGTGAGCCACATCGAAAATATTAACCCTTGGTGGCAGGGCGATATTGGAAAAGTGCATTTCACTTTTTTGCCCCAAAATGGAGAGATACCTAACCAGTATGATGTATACCTGTTTGGCGAAATGACGCAGTACCAACTCAACGACCAAACCCGTATGAAATGGAACGAAAACCTGCAGGCGTACGAAACGTCTATCCTGCTGAAAAACGGGTACTATAATTATTGCTATGTAACAGTGCCCCGCAACAGCTGGCAGGCATTGCCCTCTATGAAACCAACGGAAGGCAGCATTTGGGAAACAGAAAACGATTATCGGGTGCTGGTATATTACACTCCATTTGGCAGCCGAACCGACGAACTGGTGGCCATAGCCGAACTCAACTCACGGGCATTTATGACAGGTGTACGCTAA
- a CDS encoding ABC transporter permease: MNISRYIANRIVGQKHSSYSGFIVRLATAATAVSVATMIVTVSLVNGFQHEVSDKVYSFWGHMRVQALEPYRSMVAEETPIHASDSVENILAAQPGIQHVQAFGARSVVLRTAGQFDGVLLKGVDLRFASSPFKRFLKAGTMLQFPDSGYSSQLMLSESMARQLQVNVGDTVSTIFLRNGEDMRSRRQVVCGLFSTGIEEYDKNFVLADLRFLQRLNLWTSAQIGGYEVWFDEPAKASLLEKGITKALPQGIVASPIADIYPNIFDWLGIQNQTKQIVIGIMLAVAIINLITCLLILVLERTRMVALLAAIGMPQQSLRNIFGTMLPVLLAVVLLLV, from the coding sequence GTGAATATTAGCCGCTATATCGCCAACCGCATTGTAGGACAAAAGCATTCGTCTTACTCGGGTTTTATTGTGCGACTGGCAACGGCAGCAACTGCTGTGAGTGTGGCTACCATGATTGTAACGGTGAGTTTGGTGAACGGGTTTCAACACGAAGTGTCGGATAAAGTGTACAGCTTTTGGGGACACATGCGGGTGCAGGCATTAGAACCGTACCGCAGCATGGTAGCCGAAGAAACACCCATTCATGCCAGCGATAGTGTAGAAAATATACTGGCTGCTCAGCCCGGCATACAACATGTACAAGCTTTTGGTGCCAGGTCGGTGGTGCTGCGTACTGCCGGACAGTTTGATGGCGTATTGCTCAAAGGTGTGGATCTTCGTTTTGCCAGCAGTCCTTTCAAACGCTTTTTGAAAGCAGGTACAATGCTTCAATTTCCGGATAGCGGCTACAGCTCACAACTCATGCTGAGTGAAAGCATGGCCCGGCAGCTGCAGGTAAATGTAGGCGATACAGTAAGCACCATTTTTTTGCGCAACGGTGAAGACATGCGTAGCCGCCGGCAGGTTGTTTGTGGGCTATTCAGCACCGGCATAGAAGAATACGACAAAAATTTTGTACTGGCCGATTTGCGGTTTTTGCAACGCCTCAACTTGTGGACTTCCGCACAAATTGGTGGTTACGAGGTATGGTTTGATGAACCCGCTAAAGCCAGCTTATTGGAAAAAGGCATCACTAAAGCACTGCCGCAGGGTATAGTCGCATCACCCATCGCCGATATTTATCCGAATATTTTCGACTGGTTGGGCATTCAAAACCAAACCAAACAAATTGTAATTGGCATCATGCTGGCTGTGGCCATCATCAACCTCATTACCTGCTTGCTCATATTGGTATTGGAGCGTACCCGCATGGTGGCTTTGCTGGCGGCCATTGGTATGCCACAGCAGTCGCTGCGCAATATTTTTGGCACTATGCTGCCCGTATTGCTGGCCGTGGTATTGCTATTGGTTTAG
- a CDS encoding RNA methyltransferase → MNGRMLSKNEVKYIQSLKAKKQRLEANAFVVEGHKTVLELLAHQRWIVQALYGTETFLQTIPKNLTLPAKTVTISQEDLERISFLQTPQSCLAVVALPAAASAHFPANNWSLLLDDIQDPGNLGTIIRIADWFGIEHIFATEHTADVYNPKVIQASMGGFLRVQMHYGPCAVWLQQQQPVCYIADMHGHNVWQLQQPQPGVLVIGNEGNGVSEHIAAFATQTISIPKLGAAESLNAGVATGILLSHLLQTTSKA, encoded by the coding sequence ATGAATGGCAGGATGCTAAGTAAAAATGAAGTCAAATATATCCAAAGTTTAAAGGCCAAAAAACAAAGGCTTGAAGCAAACGCTTTTGTAGTGGAAGGCCATAAAACTGTTTTGGAGTTGCTGGCACACCAACGCTGGATAGTACAGGCTTTGTATGGCACGGAAACATTTTTACAAACCATTCCCAAAAACCTGACGCTGCCCGCCAAAACGGTGACCATTTCGCAAGAAGACCTGGAGCGTATCAGTTTTTTGCAAACACCGCAATCATGCCTGGCTGTGGTAGCATTGCCAGCCGCTGCATCTGCTCATTTTCCTGCAAACAACTGGAGCTTGCTGCTCGATGATATACAGGACCCGGGCAATCTGGGCACCATCATTCGCATAGCAGACTGGTTTGGCATTGAACACATATTTGCCACAGAGCATACCGCCGATGTATACAATCCCAAAGTCATTCAGGCCAGTATGGGAGGTTTTTTAAGGGTACAAATGCATTATGGCCCATGTGCAGTATGGCTTCAACAGCAGCAACCAGTTTGCTACATTGCCGATATGCATGGCCATAACGTATGGCAATTGCAGCAACCACAACCGGGCGTATTGGTAATTGGCAATGAAGGAAATGGCGTAAGTGAGCACATTGCTGCCTTTGCCACACAAACCATCAGCATACCTAAACTGGGTGCAGCGGAAAGTTTGAACGCTGGCGTTGCCACGGGTATTTTGCTGTCACATTTACTGCAAACAACAAGCAAGGCTTAA
- a CDS encoding POTRA domain-containing protein, whose protein sequence is MRLIQHGEHTVLHRFSRFFLPMFCLLWLAGCVAVKDAPVGRPYVVSNVVKLEAPDLNKEQKTVLEERLVGFVADSLSVPSRLVLGFTQILKPPVFDSSTLGTSQYYMNGFLNSEGYYGASFDTVLVKFDTVRRSNKFFQLEKTRRVEVKTEFRLKLGKPIRIDTLMYAFSDSSALRNDTLMQEMAIANQYKSGLKKGSLYSKQAIAAELDRLTAYYRQNGFFRMSRAGLLAEVDTTDPSLVNFDLDPIEQQLAAQKEKKILQPVSAFLKGPAPIPIFLNSTMLTAFSFIPM, encoded by the coding sequence ATGCGTTTAATTCAACACGGCGAACATACAGTATTGCATCGTTTCAGCCGTTTTTTCCTGCCAATGTTTTGCCTGTTGTGGTTGGCGGGTTGTGTGGCTGTGAAAGATGCTCCCGTTGGCCGGCCCTATGTGGTGAGCAATGTGGTAAAGCTGGAGGCACCCGATTTAAATAAGGAACAAAAAACCGTTTTAGAAGAAAGACTGGTGGGCTTTGTCGCCGATAGTTTATCGGTGCCCAGCCGCTTGGTACTGGGTTTTACCCAAATTTTAAAACCACCGGTTTTTGATTCCAGCACCTTGGGTACCAGCCAGTACTATATGAACGGCTTTTTGAATAGTGAAGGGTATTACGGTGCCAGTTTCGATACTGTGCTGGTAAAATTTGATACCGTTCGGCGGAGCAACAAGTTTTTTCAGTTAGAAAAAACACGCAGGGTAGAAGTCAAAACAGAATTCCGGTTGAAGCTCGGCAAACCCATTCGCATCGATACCTTGATGTATGCATTCAGTGATTCCTCTGCATTGCGCAACGATACACTGATGCAGGAAATGGCCATTGCCAATCAATACAAATCCGGCTTGAAGAAAGGTAGCTTGTACAGCAAGCAAGCCATAGCTGCAGAGTTGGACAGGCTCACGGCTTATTACAGACAAAATGGTTTTTTCCGCATGAGCAGGGCGGGCTTGCTGGCCGAAGTGGATACGACCGACCCGTCGTTGGTAAACTTCGATCTGGACCCTATTGAGCAGCAACTGGCTGCACAAAAAGAAAAGAAAATCCTACAGCCCGTATCCGCATTTTTAAAAGGCCCGGCACCAATCCCGATTTTTTTAAACAGTACAATGTTGACAGCATTTTCATTTATCCCGATGTAA
- a CDS encoding BamA/TamA family outer membrane protein: protein MQLIQFKKISDSNAVQIRARKNDYQEKMLRRTNYLLPGTLYNETNYFRTVNSFTQMGPWQQLDVRSYTYNTDSVAKIAFHFFLYPAKKQSFQVDLEGSQNNNISASNVLAGRFLAVGLAATYRSRNVWKKGTQSTLQGRAGLELNNASSSGNGDFFQSFIFNLNQTFSIPRLLWPFKIIDTRQLDSRRTLINGGLTMTDRFRFFKQISINAGLGWEWRKGKNSYSFSFPNIEIVDTVSTDSLNQIIINNPSLAYSFTPGNVLSTRASFERALEYSNPWHTGSFRLAAEMTVPVFDSMFNRPFFKFFRVEGQFLHKIKLPKSSLHFRFFGGVGWDLSGTKNANLPFFRQFVAGGSNSMRAWSIRQLGLGNSLASDTARFTDRFGDIQLEFNIEHRKRLMRLFGYSLEGAAFVDIGNIWNHTPASDGFGNFQLSKLYRDLAIAMGYGIRWGLSFLVIRFDAGFKVKDPVREGAGWLKTFEWKSTNRLGLNNRSNLAVQFGIGYPF, encoded by the coding sequence ATGCAGCTGATCCAGTTTAAAAAAATCAGTGATTCTAATGCAGTACAAATTCGGGCCAGAAAGAATGACTATCAGGAAAAAATGCTGCGCAGAACCAACTACCTGCTACCGGGTACTTTGTACAATGAAACCAATTATTTCAGAACTGTCAACAGCTTTACGCAAATGGGCCCATGGCAGCAACTGGATGTGCGGTCGTATACCTACAACACCGATTCTGTTGCCAAAATAGCCTTCCACTTCTTTTTATATCCTGCCAAAAAACAAAGTTTTCAGGTTGATTTGGAAGGCAGTCAAAACAACAATATTTCTGCCAGCAACGTATTGGCGGGGCGGTTTTTAGCAGTAGGTTTAGCCGCTACCTACCGCAGCAGAAATGTATGGAAGAAAGGCACCCAATCTACTTTGCAGGGCAGGGCTGGGCTGGAGCTGAATAATGCTTCCTCATCGGGTAACGGCGATTTCTTTCAGTCGTTTATTTTCAACCTGAACCAGACCTTTTCCATACCCCGATTGTTATGGCCTTTCAAAATCATAGATACCCGACAGTTAGACAGTCGCCGTACCTTGATTAATGGCGGTCTTACCATGACCGATCGTTTCCGTTTTTTCAAACAAATCAGCATCAATGCCGGCTTGGGTTGGGAATGGCGCAAGGGCAAAAACAGTTATAGTTTTTCCTTCCCCAATATTGAAATTGTAGATACCGTTTCAACTGATAGTCTCAATCAAATCATCATCAACAATCCATCGCTGGCTTATTCATTTACACCAGGTAATGTGCTAAGTACAAGGGCTAGTTTTGAAAGGGCGTTGGAGTACAGCAATCCATGGCACACGGGTTCTTTCAGGTTGGCTGCTGAAATGACTGTGCCCGTTTTTGATTCAATGTTCAACAGACCTTTTTTCAAATTCTTTCGTGTAGAAGGTCAGTTTTTGCACAAAATAAAACTGCCTAAATCGTCGCTGCATTTCCGTTTTTTTGGTGGTGTTGGCTGGGATTTGTCGGGTACCAAAAATGCCAACCTGCCTTTCTTCCGGCAGTTTGTAGCCGGTGGTAGCAATAGCATGCGGGCCTGGTCTATCCGGCAGCTGGGCTTGGGCAATAGCCTTGCCAGCGATACGGCAAGATTTACTGATCGTTTTGGCGATATCCAACTTGAATTCAACATCGAGCATCGCAAACGACTTATGCGTTTGTTCGGCTATTCGTTGGAAGGCGCAGCATTTGTAGATATTGGTAACATTTGGAACCATACACCCGCCAGTGATGGCTTTGGTAATTTTCAACTGAGCAAGTTGTACCGCGATTTAGCAATTGCTATGGGCTATGGCATTCGTTGGGGTCTCAGCTTTTTGGTTATCCGCTTCGATGCTGGTTTTAAAGTAAAAGATCCTGTGCGGGAAGGAGCCGGCTGGCTGAAAACATTTGAGTGGAAAAGCACCAACCGGCTGGGGCTAAACAACAGGAGCAACCTTGCCGTACAGTTTGGCATTGGTTATCCATTTTAA